The Theileria equi strain WA chromosome 2 map unlocalized gcontig_1105316255037, whole genome shotgun sequence genomic sequence CGTGATGCAATAAACTATATTTTAGATCGTCTAGAAGAATTTAACTCTACAAATACTCCAATGTATTACAAACATCCGTTTTATATCGTTGGAATATCCCCTAAAACTTGTACTGCCGACTTGTTAAGACGCTCTGGACGCAAACTAAAGACTCTTTTACATCCTGATACAGTCCATGATCCAGAACTTAAACACAAGGCTGAAGTTGCGTTCAAGGAAGCGTCCTTGGCTTTGGATCAGTGTATAGATTCAATAACTATTGGGAATTCCAGTTTCTTCAGGGTTGGTCCCTCTCCTCCATACTTATCTCTCATCGGAATCGATGATTCCCCATCCTCTAGCTCATATACTAGCAGCCCTGAAACTATGGAAGCGTCTGTGACAATCCCACCCACTCTATTGATATTCCCAGAATTCACTCTTGAAAACCGAAATAACAATTTGGGAACTGTTGAAATCACAATTTCTCCAACCTGCCTAAATAATGGATCTGGATGGCAAGCATTAGGTAAAAACAGATTTGCAAATGTTTATTTACTAAGACCAAGCCACAGCGATAAGCCAGTGGCACTTAGAATATCGCCAGACAAAGTTTGTACCATCAAAAAGGTTACCCTTCCTGAGGAAACAAGAtcaaaaattccaaatgTCATCTTTGATGCAGTTCAGCCATTTATTATGGATTCagaatggaaatattttataGGCGTACAGGTATATAGCGATAGAGAGGCTTCCCTGATAACATGGAAGAGCATAGACATTAAGATTTCTAAAGGAGGAAGATCCCTAGATCAAATGAAGAAACTACTAAGGACATTTGAAAACGCCTCATTTATAAACCAAGATTTGCTCAGCGGCAAACTCAAAACCCTGAGAACCAAAAGTGACGGAGAAGGATTCATCGCAGAATGCATCAAATTTGCGCAGAGATGGGCCGATAATAACTAATACTTGTACGTGTAttacattttaaacatGTTAATTATAATATGGTACAAAACCATCAATATATCCCTTTCGAGTTAAAGAGACTCCTAATAGCATCTTTAGCTTCGCCACGTGGCATTTCTTCCAAATTAAAATAATGAGGGGCTATATCAAGTAACCATTCACCCTGAATATGAGTTACTGTGCGAATAAAGTTCTTGCTGGTATGAATAAACTCATGGTAAAAAACCCACTGAACACCATTCTGCAACGTACTGGAAGGGTGTAAAGATACAACTTGAGAGTCCTTTACGGTCAAGTAGTGTCCACGCGAACTCCTAACAGCAACCTGCTGGAAGAATCCACAGAGCAAAACCTTTCTAATTTGTACAAAATTGCGATCTTTGGTTGAAGTTCCCATCAAACCATGCTTTACCATGATTTTGTCAAGTTGCTCCTTAACGGAATATGCAGCAGAAAGTGAGCGTGGATTCAAAAAGTTTTCTTGGCAATATTGCCGTGCATAATTTAATCCTTGAACATGGATCTTAGAGTAGCTGTTAAACACATTCAATAAAGTTATGTGATCCCCTTCTGGTGCAGAAAATTTTGACTTTGCTAAATCGGCGTATTCTGCACTATCCTTGGGCCTCAAAAATATATTAGGAGAACATAATGTTGCTACTATTGACACAACCTCAGAGGAACAAGAATACTTTTTAGATTCAACCAAAACTTTAGAAAGCTGCGGTTCAATTGGAAATTCTGCCATGAGAGTTCCCTTTTCAGTTAGTTCACCTTCATCGTCCAGCGCTTCCAAGTAGTTCAGCTCTTCTAAGGCTCTCATCATAGTTTCTGGAGCAGGAGGATCCATGAAATCAAAGTGTACAAGGTCATCAATACCCAATTTTTTTAAACTTAGCACGACACTAGCAATGTTTGATCTTaatatttctggaaatgacTGTTGAATGAGTTCCGTATTAAATGCAGACTCCGTATACAAACGGAAGCATTTTCCTGGCTTTGTTCTTCCCGCTCTTCCAGCACGTTGCTGCGCAGAGGCTTTTGAAATTGGGGATACTAGCAGAGATTCTACGCGAGCTCTCGGATTATAAACCTTCTGTTTAGAAAATCCAGGGTCAATTACATAAACAATTCCATCAATAGTAATAGAAGTTTCTGCAATGTTTGTTGCGATTACACATTTACGTCCATCTACAGGTTCAAAAACTTTCTGTTGTTGACTGGGAGGTAGTGATGAATAAAGCGGCAAAATTGTTAGATATGAACATGGGACATCCTTTTTAGCCAGAGCAACTTCTATCGCTTTCTTTGCATTTTCaatctcttcttctccCGTCAAAAACAAGAGGATATCACCCTCTGGTTcagaaatgtgtatattgACAACGGTACGCACAGCAGCTTCCAGATAATCACGTTCCGGAGCAGCCGTGTAATAAATCTCTACGGGATGCATTGATCCAggtatttttaaaacatcACATCCACCAAAGTAAGCCTGAAATTTCTTTGCCTCCAGAGTGGCAGACATTACAACAATTTTCAGATCAGGTCTTCTTTTTGAAATGTTCTTCATGAGACCGAATAATACATCGGTTGCGATTGTTCGTTCGTGAGCTTCATCCAAAACAATCATCCCATACCGTGACAAGAGCGGATCACTCATTGCTTCCTTCAGCAACATACCATCAGTCATGAACTTTAGTAGAGTTTTGTCTGAGCATCTATCCTCGAATCTGATGGAATAACCGACTGTTTGGCCGAGTTCAACGTCCATTTCCTGGGCAACTCTAGTAGCGACGGACATTGCAGCAACCCTTCTGGGCTGTGTGATTCCAATTGTGCGAAACCCAGATAATCCGGCTTCCAGGGCAAACTGTGACATTTGTGTGGTCTTACCACTACCAGTTTCACCAACTAGGATCAGAATCTGGTTCCTCTTGACCAACTTTACGAAATTTTTGCGAGCTTGCCATGCTGGCAGTCGTTTCCGCTGCTCCAAAATCTCATAATAGCGATTTGAGTATGGTAAATTTGTCCAGCGGTTTGTTCTTGGTTCAGTTTCTTCGGTGGGCGCTTTTTCTGGGATAGGCTCCGACCCCAAAGGGGCCTTCCTCTTTGCGTCTTGCGTCTCTGTAACATTTTCTGCTTTACAAACAacaaacaaacctgtaCCAGGAGAATCGCTAAATCGGGACTTCCGCTTCTTTCCCCCCGAGGAGtccattattatttttGAGGTGCCACAACAACGTGCGGCTACGCACATTCAACAGCGTgtacaaaatttataagAGCATTAATTAGTCCAAGGAGTAAATGGTCTaaccatttttatcatGATATTATCGGATGGATCCTTTGGTTGATAAATGATAGCGTCGAATATAGTCACGCttttaataaaataaaataGCGCTACAATGAGCACTAATACTACTGACCATGTGATGTTAAACAGCAGAATGTACTTGTACAAATCACTAGAGTTCTTTTCGTCTATAAAATCGTTCATGTCTGAGGGAACTTTTCCCAAACATCCCGTCAAGGCAGGCTGGTTCCAGTTAACATCTAAATTCAGATATAAGtcattttaaaagttaCCTTTCTCCTCAATTAAGTCCTTGAAAGCGTTACAGACCGCTGTGTCCTCGATATTGCACGATGAGCCATTGTCCGAAAGTGCCAGTGCTATCATTTTTCTCTTTATTAGGTAATCTGGATGGTTGCATTCCCTTATTTCATGATGATTGAATGCCTCCAAATCGAGTTTGCATGCTACAACATGATATGAATGGGAAGAAAAACAAACGTAGAGATCCGGTTATGATGAATCTACAATTCTTGACAGCATTTACAGCAGATTCATCAAAACGGCGTTCACACCATTGTCTAGAGTTTACAAATACCCAAATGAGACTTGAAAATTGGATTATTAGCCATAACCACATCAGCACCGCGGAAAGCCAAGGGAACCATTTCACAGTACAACCAAAGCAATCAAGCCACTTTCCAGTAGACATGAAATGACTCAGTGCATAGTTGGAGAACATGTTACACATCCTAGCTAGAAAAATTGACAAAATGAGCAAAATTCCTGCACAATGCTATAAAGGGCAATTTTCATTCTTACCTGTAGTTATCGTCAAGGTGATTATAAACAAGCTAATCATGTGTATACTCCTTGAGGAACAGCTATAGTTAACAAAGAAACTGAACCCAGTGATCAAATAGTGAAACACAAAGGTCAAAATAATCCCTGAGTGTGTGTAATGACTGGATGGAAAACTCACCTACGACTAGGATCCAGCTCACCAGATTGTAAAAGAAACTTGCTCTCCATAGGTATCTCCTCCTTTTCCAGTTGAACCTAAGGGACTCCAAACTTCTTCCAAAACAACCGCAGTAGTTGATACTGCGGTACGATGTCGTGGAATTTGCCATCTGGAACGCTGAGTTCACCCGTCTATCGCACTAATATTACGGTTCAATACCAAAATAAGTTGGTGTAAAGGCATTTTATACTGAACATTTTCTACACATTGCCCCTTATTGTGAATTAAAGCGCGTGTCCCTCGTATCTTGAACCTATAAATACAAACGTCGAGTTTATAGGCTTTCGCAGCCTTTATACTGAAACCATTTCATGTAACCcattaaaatgtgaatGTAACGAAGCAAATGTTACAATTGGAGGCGTACCATGGGGAAGCGACTGCACACCCAAATCGGCAGGAAGAACatcacaagtagctcaccATGTACACAAATGCCAACTAAGGCCATGCTACATTTTGTTTCAGCTTAATGTATTTCACAGAATTCTAAACGATTCTTTGGGTATAACGGTGTTGAATAGACATGGACAATCTGGATGAACCGTCGGATTGTCGTGCCTCAACAGACCAAGCCGTAGAGAAATATACTCAATTAAGCAGGAAGATAGTATcgctgaagaagaaatgggaactttgtatatttcaGGTGACCCTTGAGAATGAGCCAGAaaacatttccatcaaGAAGCAATTGTCGCGTTTTAACCGACTGATTCGCTCAACAATGCAATATTTGAAGCCAAAGGATTGTAAGTTTCAACTTATGCCCTCCATAAAACCTTTAGGTACTACCCTGTTCCATCAGCTATGTTCTGAGTTTAGAGAAAATGACAAATTCgtaaaatgtgtatacACACTCACCATTCGCTGGTGGTTTTGCTGGAGATTCAGTCTTCACCTATCGCTATTTCCCTATCTAGGtactttaaaaattattgACACACTAACCATGCAGGATATGTTCCGATGCTGTATAATATTCTGCTTGGAATTCATACAGTCTTTGAAACAGCTGTTAAGTATACTCTTATGTTATTGGAGACACATGATGAATTGAAAATGTTCCTAGATCcacttttaaaatttacaaatgtaGCCATTAAGCTTGATGATAATGTAGAGTCGTGCAGCGGTGAATTGCTGAATCTCCTACCCAAGTTTTCAAAGGTTGGAATTACTGATGTAGATAACAAGATATGTAAGGAGTTTTCCAGCTTTATAACACAATTTGCATTGCTACCTTCATCAAAGGATCTGGATTCAGAAAGCATAAAACTTTGTGTCCATGACACATTGGAAATTATATGGAAGAACATTATAAAAACGATACatgatggatataaaaatgagtGTAAATGCAGTGGTAATATGCTAGTACCGTTATTTGATCTTTATGCGTTTGCATTATTTAAGGGTGAGTCTACCATGGAGCCTTTAACATTTAACGCCAATCTCGGCAGAGTATATGGTCTATTTGCCAAGTGGATATTGGAAAAAAATAATCTTTCTAAAGTGGAGTCGAGCATTATTGAAAGAGTAAAATCTTCATCAATAGATCCTGATGTATTATCTAATATACAAACTCATGTTGATCAATGCCATGTTACCCGTTTCactcaaaatatttcaatCAAAAAAGAAGATGGCAAGAGTGTTGAAACTTTTAATGTAGGAATTGGAGACAGTATAATCATACGTTCATTCGGTACAGTCTTCTCTAGTGCAGTGCAATTTTGCAGAGAATACAATTTTATCCCTCCAGAAATGTTGCTGTTATCGGCATCTTTCCTAAAAATTGAAGACTCTAAAGTCAGTTTCTTGGAAAACTACCAAGACCTTGATGTTTTAAAAACAGGGGATGATTGCGATACAACATTGTACTCGCAGCTAATCACTTCTGACATTGGCAGAGAAGTAATCTCTAGGGAGTTTGGAGAAACCAGATGTTATGTATCAAATTTATGTTTACCTGATATTGATACAGAGCATAAATCAGGGTTATGCCCatgtttttataaaatgtatGAAAGTATAGCTCTTGCTGCTGGTCATTCTTTGGAGACCGGTAAACTCTCTTTCATTGTCTCAACAAACGATAAAATTGTCAAAAAGACATCTGTAAAATTTGTGTTATCAAGGGATTTCGCATCGCATATTTTAAATCGTGTCAAAATTGCGCttgataaaaagaaaaCTTGCATTTCTAACATTTCAATTCACGTTAAGGGGCTATCTGAAAATATTTGCAAAGATgttgaatttttaaagtcTACATCTCCTTTAGTACCCGCATTAATATCTCTAGCTACAGTAATGGATGATTCCGTATACATTGACACTGAAGACTCTAACAAAGGTTTGATACGTGTGCTGTTACGGTTCAGAAATTCCATTGATACAAAACTtcctaaaaatgcatgGAACATACTCGCAAAACTACTATACATGGAGATTTCGACAGATAGTAAAATGGCCCtagaatatggaaatgaaCAGTTAAGTCTATACAGAACACTTTTGATAAGATATTTATTACAAATAGCGATTTTGCAATCAAATTATtcttacaaatttaaaatagGTAAAAGGGGCCTTGATATATCCATTTCATTTGTAAGAAGGTTATTTAGACTGCTAAGTTTTAGAATTAATCGCAATTTTATGAACAAGGAACAGTTTGTAAGGTTTCTTAAAACGAGGGCTATTACAAAGAGACCAAAATATTCAGAAGATAcagaagaagatgaggattctgaCGATATTTATGATGATTGGACAGTTTTTGGTCTTTTGGAATATTCGCCGACTCATGTACTAAGAAAAGAGTTGCTACCAAAGAGTTTTAAAACTGAAGATATAGGCGTAGAACCTTATACACATCATAATAGCAGTTACACGTCAGATTTTTACTTTTTTGATGTTATATATGAACTCTTTGGAATAATAAGGTTTAGTTTTGAGTTTGAATATAATATCATAGACAATTATATGTCACACTTTTTTACACTGCTGTGTTCCAAAAGCGATGACTTTATGGACGAGTTTAACAGAGATGTGCTAAATTCCTCAATTATTAGGGCTATTTTTAGAACAAACGAATATGGAGAAAAGGTTGACAATGAAAATCTGGTGCACAGTTTTGGAATCGTTTCTAAGCCTAATaaaactttggaaataCTGGGCCTCCTTGAAACTAAAGACAGGTTTACAAAGAGAAGGATACCTGATCCGGAACCTATTGTAGGATCTCTGGTGCTATCTAACAATAGGTTTAAAAGACAAGAATTTTATCGAGTATCCTCACGCATCATAGACGCGATTACTAGGTATGCTAATATAGCATTCATCTCTAGGGCGTTGTGTATATGGAATTCCTCTCTACCTATTGATAGTGTTAGCTCTGTAAAATCCCACAAGATTGCTTCAGCTAGATCTACTTTTACAATTCTTATCCTGAGAATTATAACAGTGTTTCTCAATAATGTTGGGGATGTGTGTGATTTGATATCAATCGAACCGCTAGTATCCGCTATAAATGtaatttttataaatttagaATTGATTCACAAAAGGCAGGAATTTAAAGATTATGCCGAAATTATAAGTTCAGATTCCTCTGAATACTCAAATTCTGGATGTATGAGTGTGGATTTAAAATCTGAAGTATTTGAAGATAAATGCGTAACTTCAGAACCAGATAAGTCTGACCATGTACTTGGTGTATCTGTGGAAAATcttgatgattttaatgtGCAAGTTCTCGATAATTGGAAAAGGAACAAACTGGtgaataaaatattaaTACATAACAAACGCAAGCTGTTGCGTGAACAAAGATATCTTGAGGCAAATTTACTATTGCATGTATCGCACACCTTTGTTAGAATTATAAATAATGTGGTTCTTGAACTTTCTCACACTCTGTTGGATGTAGATCAAGGATTCTTGTCAAAACTAGGAACAAAACAATCGCAAGGTATGtcatttatctttatcacATTACTATACAGAATATCACCAAACTTTTGTAATAAGTTGTACGGGAGAAGATCTTGAAATATACAACAATGTATTAGAGCTGTTATCACTTATATATGAAACCATTGTCACTATATCTCGCCTGTGTGTAATCATATCTTTCAACTCAATACATTCAAAACACGATGAACATTTGGAACAGACAAAGAATTTGCACggatattttgataatAAAACTGTTGAGCTAATTAGAGAAATTGGAATCTTGAAAAAGAAGGCCAAATTGGAGATTGATCGCATATTTTCAATACAACTACAAGAAACTTTATCCGAGTTACCAACACAAGCTGATTGCAACTCGTCCGATGATTTGGACGATTTTATAGATTTTGAAACGGACAAGCATTTGTCAATGCTTACATATAAGGACAATGTGTTTAAACGCCCAAGGGTATGTTTTATGTCTATTGaacaaacatttatagAATGGTGGTGCTGAAACTAGGCTCAATAACGTTCGTTTACGAAGTGAATGGGAATGCATGATAAGAACTTATTTAACGTAGCTTGTTTCTAGTTTTTGTTATCGTAATTACTTTGCTATTTCTTTTTGTTTGTTAAAAATCTTGTGATACATGCAGTCCATAATACATTTCATACAGTATCCATTATATTATTTTTGAGGttagagaataaaatgCGAATTTATTTTGGATGCAGTCCTGTTATTTTGATgaataatgatgatattcCCTGCTAAACTTTGTTACTTTTATCCAGAGAAAAGTGAACAGGGTATCACATATTTGCGACAATACAACTCAATTGTGATTTTAAACCTTTATAAGTTGCAGGGTCATCTCACTTGTAACAATTTGTTCCAATTTACAATTTAGAAAATTGTTCTTCAGGTAATTGTTCTATACTGCATGCTAATTAGGTGGGGTAGCCTCATTCTATTAACTTGACTACTATTTCTTCACTCATAAAGGGGAGATATACCTGTCCCAAATTCAGAAATAAGACTAATAACCTGGCAGATATCATCGTATTAGGCATAAGTCTTTGgtattttacaacatctaATGATTTAAACCACAAAGACACATTTCttgaaaacaaaagaaCAAATTGCAAACAAGGTATTATTCaacaaaaatggagaaattTACCATATACATCGATAAAAACCCTGGAAATACATTAATAAACGTCTATAATAAGGATGGTCGACATTATTATGACATTGATGATAACAAAGTTATTCTAACAGAAGACAGCTGTCCCGACGGATTAGAAATATACAAGGCAATAACTCATAGCTTACAAAATGGTGCAAAAATTAAATGCATCAAACAAAAAGATCAGATTTTGTCAGATTTTAACGGTGAGTATGATAGTGTTTCCGTCTGCTATTGGATGAAAGATAGTTCCTATGAGCACCCTCTCTTAATACATGTAAAATGTGGAAATTCTCACGCATATTTTGCTAATAATGGTGACAATACATGGAAAAAAATTAAGAGAGAAGATGGGAAGGATACGGAACAACTAAAGGGTAAACTTCTAGATAAGAAGCTCGATGAAATTAATTGTAATGTGAACTCGTTTATTTACATTGATATTTCCAGGACATACAAATACCCCTATAATAGTTACTGTACTTCCACAATAAATGTGATTGAGGACAATTCGATGGTGGAAGATGGTTTTGTTGCATATGAGCATCTTGATAACACTAGGACATCCTTTGGTATAAACAGATTTTGGAACGGAGAAGATTATGTCAAGTTTGCCACTCCATCTCTTACCGTTTATAGCGTGTCTAAAGTAGTCGTTTGGTTTTGGATTAGGGACATTGAGAAAAAGAATCCTCTGCTAATTTGCATAAAGTCCGGAAACACCCTCTTTTATTACTCTCACAGTACAAACGAACTCTGGAGCACAATACAGATTAGAGTGTTGCATATTTCAAGAGTACTTGATCTAGAAAATTGCAGAAGGAATAATGCCcatattttggatatttcaGATTATACAACAAATGCAGAATGTACAGTTTGTCAAAAAGAGCTTTCTAGAGTATTAAAGTCTAAGAACTCATGCAATTATACCACTTATTCTTATTCTCCCAAATATAGTGACAAAAACAACATTTCAATTGCATTCTTCGTGGTTTTTGACACTCGTCAAATAGGCTTACCAGTTGTTTCTGGACTCAGAAATCTTTCCGTTTATTACTATCCAAAGGTAAAGGGAATTCCTCTCCTTATTAGTTTTCAGTCGCAAGGTGAAGAGTGGTATGAGAGGACGAACTTAAAAAATGTATGGAGAAAAGtttatgataaagatgCTCTAAGATCCGATGATTGGCCTAATAGCCTGCTTCCAGAGCTGCTAACAAAGATTGCCATAAACCTAGAGATAACAACTGGAACATATGTTCATTTGGGAGAAACTGTATATGtagaaaaggatgaaatagaAGGTTATTATTGTAAATTTACCCACAAACTGAAAGGAGAATACCCGTTTATTATGGAAAATATCACGCATAATAGGGCTAGTCTAGCTGGAATACCCACATCTGATCCAATTTTGAGCGTTTCAGTAGTATACTGGACAGAAAGTTTTGATTTTGATGTTCCTCTCCTTGtaatattaaaaaattgTGATGATAAGTTAGCTTATTATATAAACAACGAAGACATCTGGAAGCCTTTTAATGGTGCCGAATATGATATTAGAGGGATAGTTGGCCAGTACAACTGCGAACTAAATGGAGTGCATGCACTGgatatatcaaaaatggagTCATATAAATGTCTCAATCCTACTTGTTCCACATTGATTAGTGTCAGAAAGGATATATCCaaagaaaatataaagCATGGATTTATCAAATGTACTAGCACTTGTGACAATCAAGACTCGTTTTCAGTACATACCTTCACAAGCAACAATGTTAAGCAAGATGGTATCGCACTTAAAGACAAAATTTATGAATTTTGTACATATTTTTGCACAGAAAACAGTGGAAGTCCAGCACTGATATACTTTAGTAGCCCGCTAAATTGTTGGTATCGAAGAACAATGGAACATAAGAATGACTGGGAAGTAGTAGATTTGGAATCTCAGCCTATTAATGAGAATGATATAGTAAGCATACAGAGAAATATACTGATACCTATATCTCCATGTGTAACGATAGAAACCGATAAAATTTTAAGGAAGGGTGGAGTTAGCAAGTATTACGACTATGAAGCAGAAGTAGAAATTCAATTTACAGAAAAAGATACAGTGCCAGGATATCACAAATATGTCCACGAAGTACAAAATGGAACATTTATTCTAAAGCATACACTCTATGA encodes the following:
- a CDS encoding hypothetical protein (encoded by transcript BEWA_042310A); the protein is MDNLDEPSDCRASTDQAVEKYTQLSRKIVSLKKKWELCIFQVTLENEPENISIKKQLSRFNRLIRSTMQYLKPKDCKFQLMPSIKPLGTTLFHQLCSEFRENDKFVKCVYTLTIRWWFCWRFSLHLSLFPYLGTLKIIDTLTMQDMFRCCIIFCLEFIQSLKQLLSILLCYWRHMMN
- a CDS encoding uncharacterized protein (encoded by transcript BEWA_042300A), with protein sequence MANSTTSYRSINYCGCFGRSLESLRFNWKRRRYLWRASFFYNLVSWILVVGIILTFVFHYLITGFSFFVNYSCSSRSIHMISLFIITLTITTGILLILSIFLARMCNMFSNYALSHFMSTGKWLDCFGCTVKWFPWLSAVLMWLWLIIQFSSLIWVFVNSRQWCERRFDESAVNAVKNCRFIITGSLPCKLDLEAFNHHEIRECNHPDYLIKRKMIALALSDNGSSCNIEDTAVCNAFKDLIEEKDVNWNQPALTGCLGKVPSDMNDFIDEKNSSDLYKYILLFNITWSVVLVLIVALFYFIKSVTIFDAIIYQPKDPSDNIMIKMVRPFTPWTN
- a CDS encoding hypothetical protein (encoded by transcript BEWA_042330A) — translated: MEKFTIYIDKNPGNTLINVYNKDGRHYYDIDDNKVILTEDSCPDGLEIYKAITHSLQNGAKIKCIKQKDQILSDFNGEYDSVSVCYWMKDSSYEHPLLIHVKCGNSHAYFANNGDNTWKKIKREDGKDTEQLKGKLLDKKLDEINCNVNSFIYIDISRTYKYPYNSYCTSTINVIEDNSMVEDGFVAYEHLDNTRTSFGINRFWNGEDYVKFATPSLTVYSVSKVVVWFWIRDIEKKNPLLICIKSGNTLFYYSHSTNELWSTIQIRVLHISRVLDLENCRRNNAHILDISDYTTNAECTVCQKELSRVLKSKNSCNYTTYSYSPKYSDKNNISIAFFVVFDTRQIGLPVVSGLRNLSVYYYPKVKGIPLLISFQSQGEEWYERTNLKNVWRKVYDKDALRSDDWPNSLLPELLTKIAINLEITTGTYVHLGETVYVEKDEIEGYYCKFTHKLKGEYPFIMENITHNRASLAGIPTSDPILSVSVVYWTESFDFDVPLLVILKNCDDKLAYYINNEDIWKPFNGAEYDIRGIVGQYNCELNGVHALDISKMESYKCLNPTCSTLISVRKDISKENIKHGFIKCTSTCDNQDSFSVHTFTSNNVKQDGIALKDKIYEFCTYFCTENSGSPALIYFSSPLNCWYRRTMEHKNDWEVVDLESQPINENDIVSIQRNILIPISPCVTIETDKILRKGGVSKYYDYEAEVEIQFTEKDTVPGYHKYVHEVQNGTFILKHTLYENIVIEDVISEDPLDSVSVFYASNDSEKRIPLLLELSTFYGACTYYEENMETKMWTAVPLGSISRLDGKNLADTLDQIYKRYFPVPSCKIFLGICGAAGALGLLWNFIPRIKSEKKFYQKINMLTYKLLSKRYKSVQ
- a CDS encoding conserved hypothetical protein (encoded by transcript BEWA_042320A), with translation MFLDPLLKFTNVAIKLDDNVESCSGELLNLLPKFSKVGITDVDNKICKEFSSFITQFALLPSSKDLDSESIKLCVHDTLEIIWKNIIKTIHDGYKNECKCSGNMLVPLFDLYAFALFKGESTMEPLTFNANLGRVYGLFAKWILEKNNLSKVESSIIERVKSSSIDPDVLSNIQTHVDQCHVTRFTQNISIKKEDGKSVETFNVGIGDSIIIRSFGTVFSSAVQFCREYNFIPPEMLLLSASFLKIEDSKVSFLENYQDLDVLKTGDDCDTTLYSQLITSDIGREVISREFGETRCYVSNLCLPDIDTEHKSGLCPCFYKMYESIALAAGHSLETGKLSFIVSTNDKIVKKTSVKFVLSRDFASHILNRVKIALDKKKTCISNISIHVKGLSENICKDVEFLKSTSPLVPALISLATVMDDSVYIDTEDSNKGLIRVLLRFRNSIDTKLPKNAWNILAKLLYMEISTDSKMALEYGNEQLSLYRTLLIRYLLQIAILQSNYSYKFKIGKRGLDISISFVRRLFRLLSFRINRNFMNKEQFVRFLKTRAITKRPKYSEDTEEDEDSDDIYDDWTVFGLLEYSPTHVLRKELLPKSFKTEDIGVEPYTHHNSSYTSDFYFFDVIYELFGIIRFSFEFEYNIIDNYMSHFFTLLCSKSDDFMDEFNRDVLNSSIIRAIFRTNEYGEKVDNENLVHSFGIVSKPNKTLEILGLLETKDRFTKRRIPDPEPIVGSLVLSNNRFKRQEFYRVSSRIIDAITRYANIAFISRALCIWNSSLPIDSVSSVKSHKIASARSTFTILILRIITVFLNNVGDVCDLISIEPLVSAINVIFINLELIHKRQEFKDYAEIISSDSSEYSNSGCMSVDLKSEVFEDKCVTSEPDKSDHVLGVSVENLDDFNVQVLDNWKRNKLVNKILIHNKRKLLREQRYLEANLLLHVSHTFVRIINNVVLELSHTLLDVDQGFLSKLGTKQSQEYHQTFVISCTGEDLEIYNNVLELLSLIYETIVTISRLCVIISFNSIHSKHDEHLEQTKNLHGYFDNKTVELIREIGILKKKAKLEIDRIFSIQLQETLSELPTQADCNSSDDLDDFIDFETDKHLSMLTYKDNVFKRPRNGGAETRLNNVRLRSEWECMIRTYLT
- a CDS encoding Helicase associated domain HA2 containing protein (encoded by transcript BEWA_042290A) translates to MDSSGGKKRKSRFSDSPGTGLFVVCKAENVTETQDAKRKAPLGSEPIPEKAPTEETEPRTNRWTNLPYSNRYYEILEQRKRLPAWQARKNFVKLVKRNQILILVGETGSGKTTQMSQFALEAGLSGFRTIGITQPRRVAAMSVATRVAQEMDVELGQTVGYSIRFEDRCSDKTLLKFMTDGMLLKEAMSDPLLSRYGMIVLDEAHERTIATDVLFGLMKNISKRRPDLKIVVMSATLEAKKFQAYFGGCDVLKIPGSMHPVEIYYTAAPERDYLEAAVRTVVNIHISEPEGDILLFLTGEEEIENAKKAIEVALAKKDVPCSYLTILPLYSSLPPSQQQKVFEPVDGRKCVIATNIAETSITIDGIVYVIDPGFSKQKVYNPRARVESLLVSPISKASAQQRAGRAGRTKPGKCFRLYTESAFNTELIQQSFPEILRSNIASVVLSLKKLGIDDLVHFDFMDPPAPETMMRALEELNYLEALDDEGELTEKGTLMAEFPIEPQLSKVLVESKKYSCSSEVVSIVATLCSPNIFLRPKDSAEYADLAKSKFSAPEGDHITLLNVFNSYSKIHVQGLNYARQYCQENFLNPRSLSAAYSVKEQLDKIMVKHGLMGTSTKDRNFVQIRKVLLCGFFQQVAVRSSRGHYLTVKDSQVVSLHPSSTLQNGVQWVFYHEFIHTSKNFIRTVTHIQGEWLLDIAPHYFNLEEMPRGEAKDAIRSLFNSKGIY